From the Ursus arctos isolate Adak ecotype North America unplaced genomic scaffold, UrsArc2.0 scaffold_9, whole genome shotgun sequence genome, the window caggatcccatccaggatagcACACTACATTTCGTCGTCATGTTTCCATAGGCTCCTCCACACTGGGGTTCCTTCTCAGACTTCCCTTATTtgtgatgaccttgacagttttgacgACTACTGGTCAGGTGTTTGGCAGAATACCTGTCACTGATGAGGTTCACTTTGGTCACCTGGCTGAAGTTGtgttgtcaggtttctccactctTAAGTTactctttatttccccttttcataCTATACTCTTGGAAAGGAAGTCATTGTACAAACCCACTCTTAAGGGGTGGGCAGTCATATTCCATCTCCTTGAGGGAGGAATCCATACATACACtgtttggaattcttctgtactTCTGGAAGATGtgtctcttctcccccatttatttatttatttgtttatttgtttcatcatgtatttatataaatatggactcccagatattttattttggttataagcttttctaaaaatttcatttatgatCTAATACTACTTTACTTTGTACTCCAAGTGTTCCAGGGTTCACAATTGGGAGCTTTTTCTGTTGGTCCCTATGTCCCTTTCTTTCagcctatttattttttaaaatctatttatttgagagagagccagagagcgaGAACAccagcatggggtgggggggggtactgagggagagagaagagcatgggctggatcccaggaccctgagatcatgacctgagctgaagtcagatgtttaaccgactgagccacccaggcgccctcaaccTATTTTTAACATAAATCATGTTATTCTTTGATCCTTGTCTCTTGATTCTCCCATTTCAGGTATTTGTATATCTAAAGTTTCACTGTCGACGAATAATGTGGGGTTCAAGGTGAAGCGCCAGAGTTGGGATCACCACGGTATTTTACTTCTCACCAATGCAAAGATTCAGTAAGATAATTTCTCcgaggttaaaaaaataataagttcaCATGTCGGGATTCATTATGTATGTGTGGGTATATATTTTATCCAACCAgtctcatgtatttatttaaataaacagcATTGAACTGGTCTAACTCTTCATCTTTGCTTCTGACCTCATCCTGTCCGGTCTGAGCTATACACCACTCTCGGATTAATTCTTCTGAAGTACAGCTCTATGTTACTCCCTTACACAGAGCCAACTATAACTCCCCATTGCTTACCAAATGAAAGGCCAAATCATTAGCCTGATTTCATTATATTGCGTGCCATGGCCCCAACCCCTGAAGTCTTTCTTTTCTCGTTATTTTCCTACTATATGTTCCTGCCAAGTTGGAGGAACCTAAGCTCGtaaagttgtttttccttttttctgcttctatagTTTCACTCATGTTGTTGCTGATTAGAAGCAATACACTTTTCTATCATTAAAGTCACATCTCGTGTCCGAGATCTTATGTTTGCCCCATCTGGTCCATTTCCATCCTCGTCTGCCCCGCTGCGTGTCCTGGGAGGCTGACCAGCAGACGACAGCAACACTTGCCTGCCCTCTGCCAACCAGCGGGTTCAGACAGTGGGAAGCCTAGAAGGACCTGGGAAAGTGAGATCAGGGTACTTTTCCTCTTGCCTCCTTTCTGTGAGCTTGCCCCAGGCTGCTCCTGTCCTACTACTGAGAGGTTACCATTCCTTTCAGGGCAGCCTTCTCCTTCTCAGAGCGCACCCCTTTGGGATTCTGGTAACTGCTCGCTCTTCCCCTCCCTGaggcccaggggtggggaggctgctCCGGACCATCCCACACCGGTGTGGTAAGTAGTCTTCATTAAATCTTCATATCATTACAGTTTGAGTGCCATCCATTTCCTGTTGTGACCTTGATAGTCACTTCCTCTTTAGAGTAAGAAACCACTCCTTTCAAGAAACTTTCATTTACACGTCTCACAGAATGTGATCTGTTCTTCCTCTGAACATTAGGTAGTACTTGGTCTATTAGTCAAacctctcattttatttaaaggcTGTCTAATCTTACTATACTTCTAGAGTATAAAGTTTCTAAAGACAAGAGGGTCAGCTTATTAATTTTTGTTCCCCACAGCATAGGACTTTGTCCTGCATAGGACTAGGTActtgattcattatttgctaaataaatgacattttaaaatatatcctccCCGAGTTATATTCATTATCCTATACAGAGTTCTCACTCACTTGAGAAAGGAAGTGACATAGTacaaagaatggaaaaattaGTGCTTCCTTCCCATGCTAAGGGTGAATTCTATAGGAGACTGACAAAATCatgtttatttctccttaataGCTAATTCTGAGAATACTGTAAAAATTAGTTGGAAAtgatttgattgatttttataagtTCAGATTCTATATaacatttccaaatattatttgCTATATCCACCACTTTCAGAGTTCACTTTTTTCAATAGAATTTTCCTGTTTAATCTCCCCTCATTCCTGATAGATGTTTTATGCTGCAATCAAGTCAAATATTACCTAACACGTAATTTTCATGTGCTCTACTACTCTATAGCTCTTTGCCAATTTCTTTTGTTGATTTGATTGTCTTAGTAGGGGGCatgttttctacttctttgtatCTCACCACAGTCTGGCATTTTACAAGTGGTAAGTGCCTCattaatggataaagagaatTCTGAGAAGTCTAGAAAAGTCACCATCCCTTTATTTATGGAAATATGGTTTCAAATTATAAAGCTATTGTTGTAGACTGAACGTCTGCGCCCCCTGCAAAACTCATGTTGAATCCCTAACCCCCACTGTGAGGGTATAAGGAGGTagagcctttgggagataattaggtttgaAATAAGGTCATGAAGATGAGCCCCCCACAATGGGATTACTGTCTTCATAAGAAGAGAGACCCGAGCTTCCTCTCTACCATTTGAAGACACAGTGAAAAGGTAGCCATCTGTAATCTAGGATGAGAGCCCTCACAGGAACTGAATTggcccacaccttgatcttggctTTCCCAGCCTTCctaacagtgagaaataaattcttattgtGTAAGCCACCCGGACTATGGTAAATTGTTATGGCGACCCAAATAATGTAATGCAGTTATCGTCCTCATAAGAAGAAACCAAAATCaatctttatgttaaaataacCTTTGAGAGACTTAAGGAattgttattattgaattattaCTCAAAATAACACATAATTTACAAAGCTCTTATTATATTTCAAACAAAACTCAGATTCTGGGACCTACCATAGTTTTTTTAGAAAGTACGCATGGCTCTCCTTCTGTTGATGTCTCTCTTGATTTGGCAAAGGGAACATTGAGGACAGCAAAGGGTCACCATATAGTCATCACAAATGGATCCctgtttgaaaatataaaagaaatagaaatttaaaacccACCTGTTTGGAAATTAAGACTTATGAATTTTTAGACACTTtgaagagaagcagaaggaactgATCCTTTGAATTCAGAGTTTAAATGGATACATTTAGGAAAATGTTAATTGATTTTTCCATATAACTTCTCTTTTAATGACATCAAATGTTTTCCTATACTTTGTAATATTGTCTATAGAAGATATCAATCAAACCAGCTGTCAGTAGGAGGGAAAAACAGCGTTTCAGAGAGTAAAACCTCAAAATTCTTTTCTCCCACACCCTTCCCCATCTCAGGAAGATATAAGAGGATATCTCCACCACAACGAGGGAggaaaccaagaaagaggaagatgtgGGATGTAAGAACCAGGAACCTAACCCAGGAGAGAAGCTAATGGAATCTCCAGGGTGATGGTGAAGATCCCAGGGTGAGAGAGTTGAGCACCACAAATGAACAATTATTTCCAAGGGTAGTTGTGGTTCAGGGAGAGATTTCATTGAGAAGATAAAAATGATAGAATGTCTGATGTGTTGAGTATGCTGGAAAGAGAGTTAGAAAACTGGGAGAGTTTGGGGGTTAAAGTAAGTGGAAAACAACCCATAAGTAAGTGGAAAATTACTAATGAAAACGCCAAGAATTATTAAGACCAGGAAAAATAAAGCTCAGCAGAAAAGGCAATCATAGTTCACTGCATGACTCAACTCTGAAGAGCAAACATAGGTTCGTAATGTAAGTAGCAAATATGGATTTAATCCAAATTACATACACCTATATTGGAAGgagtggggcggggagagggtgCATGTTTGTGgcggggaaggaaaagaaaacagaactaaattttcatcttttatagGAGTTCTATAGACAATGCCCCAAACAGAAAACTCGAAAAGTAGCAACGCAAGTCTATGATTTGGAGAGACGGCGGAAAATCCCTACAGACCTCTGGGGAGGAGCGGTAGGAGAGggaagttttgtttcttaacaatAGTTAGACAATCTAAAATTAAGCTATGTGCTTGCAAAGCTTTGGCAAATAAATTAAAGCTTCACTAGAAAACAAGAATGGGGTTATTGAGTGGGGCAGAAATTTTGAGCAAGTTTTTGGAAATAGGGAGCAGATGGAATTACACTGACAGAGAAAGTAAAACAGAGTTAGGCAAGCTGAAACCTAACAAGGTCACGGGCAGGGCATTTGTAAATCCCGAACTCAAAAACCTGGAAGtcagaaaggaggaagaacaggCTAGGGAGTGGAAGGCAGGCGGTTCAATGAAGCCCAGAGCAGCGGGGCCAGCCCCGCGCTGCCAGCCGTGGCTTTGCCCCAGAATAGAGCAGGCAGGTAAATTTAACAGAGGACCGTGGTGTGGGCTTTGGGGCCctaggagaggagaggggtgagGGAAGTGGGGGCAGTTCTTCACCTATCTTCTAAGAGATCAGACTCCCTAAGATTTAATACAGACacactgaaaaaaagaataaaggggtAAGAAAGGGGTAAAAGTAAAGACATTTTGGCATAGCAGAGACATCTGAATTCCTCTCACTCATGAGATAGCCAAATTGTTTTATGTTTGGTATtcactgattgattgattgattgattgattgatttgacacagagagagagagggaaagagcacaagcatggggaggggcagagggagagggagaagcagactccctgctaagcagggagccccaagcgggactggaccccaggaccctgagatcatgacctgagctgaaggcagcctcttaaccgactgagccacccaggtgtccccccaccGCCGTCCCGACCCCTGgtcttatttttaacttcttttcttcttcttgctgCATAGGTCTTCcctgattgtttttatttcctagagATGTCCCACAACAAATTTTTATCCAGTTAGTGATGACCCTTCATTTTTCACCCACGACTTAAAATTCTATTCATcttgagattcatccaggtttttgtgtttttcagtaATTCCTTCCCTTTTACTACTGAGTAGGATTCCAGTATACGGATATATCACACTTTGTTTTCCATTCACCTCCTGGGGGCTGTTTGGATTGTTTTTAGTTTGGGGCTGTTACAAGCAAAACCGCTCTGAACGTTTGATAAAGTCTTCgtatggatatatatatttttggataaatacctaagagtggaatggctgggtcaaaTGGTAGGTGTGttcaactttttaagaaactgcattttacattcccaccagcattgcATGAGAGTTTCGGTTCCTCCATATCTGTCAACACTTGGTGCGGTTTAGTCtgattaattttagccattccataGTTGtatagtggtatcttattgtggttttcatttgcatttctctaatgatgactaatgatgttaaacatctttttatgcGCTTATTtgctatcaaaatattttctttttcccctaatttaatttattgtgttaagaacacttaacaacttggatggatctcaaaataattatactgaGTAAAAGAAGCAAGATAAAAGAGTGCAGACTGGACAAGTCTAGTATATAAAACTGCAGGAAATGTGAATTACAGTGACAGAAGACATTGGTAATCAgttgggaaggtggggaggagaaagagggaagaattaCACTTGGGTGCGAGTAACCTTTTGGAGGTGATGAATTTGTTCACTACCTTGACCGTGCGgatggtttcatgggtatatATCACGGGTATATAAACTTACCAAATTAGACACTTTAAATACATACTGCTTATTGTAAGTCAGTTATACAGCAAtaaggttgttttttaaaaatggaaaaaattatgtttatcaaCGTCATGCAGAATAAGGTCTTTAGAAAgccttatttcttcctcttcccccttgtcttccaaattttattaaaaccaaGTAAAGTTTTACTTTCAGACTGTTACTCATTTCTCAAATTCCTGAAAGGCATTTAGAAAAACTGACTATGggctaaactttttaaaaaacttgataaCTTTCGTGTTAAacaatataccacaatttatttgtttatttgtcagagaaagagaacaagagagcgAGAgcgacagcacaagcagggggagcggcaggcacagagagaagcagactccttgctgagcaaggagcctgatgctgaacttgatccccaggaccctgggatcatgacccgaacccaaggcagacgcctaaccaactgggccacccaggtgtcccaatataGCACAACTAAATAAAGAGCCcccacaaatcaataagaaaagataGACAACCCagtaaaacaaagaacaaaggatATGTATGGATAATTTAGAGAAGCCATGCAAAGGGacagaataattttaaagttatttgatCTTAACTAACAAAACTTAAACTAAAATGACCATCAAATATCATTTTGCCTCTCTGATTGGCagcataaaaaaatattacccaATATGGGGCACACATATAATATTAATGGATTATAAATCGATACAATCCTTTTGGAGGGGTATTTGATGGTACCTTTCAAATTTTGAATGTGCATACTCCGTGACCTGTCAGTCTAATCTTGGGCAGTATTGTAAAAAGTACCAGTGCATATACAGAATTACATGTCCTAACAGCTATTTAATCTACAATACTATTAACCTTTCATCAGTAAGGAAGTGATTAAGTAAATTATCTATGTGGTGGAATACCATGAACACATTAAGAAGGATCTGTATTACAGACATAAAAGGGGTCTACCaaatattacatgaaaaaaaaaaccaagttgcAGTAAAGTATGACCccattttaaaagacaaacacaaatcaaaataaaGGAGCTCTGCAAGCCTTAAGCCCCATCTGTCTACATCCatagctccagctccagctcctctCTGTCTGTATACCTTACAGGTATAGGAAAAACCTGGAAGAGCGCACACCAAATTATTAATAAagtttattgctgagtagtggAATTGTGTGTAAAGGGGTTAGATTTTCACTTTTTACTTTCCATAACTCTGTGTTTGAATTTGTCATAAAATTAGGTATATAGCAtgtactatttttataattaaagaaccaagaaatatttttaaatgaaaaaataaaataatttcaatggaATAAAGTAAATTCCTAAAATATTCTTCCTATTCATTGGTTCCCCGTGAtgttaattttctgtgtcaacttggctaggccatgGTACCCTTATATTCTAGATGTTTCTAAGAAGACTTTTTAGATGAGagtaacatttaaatcagtggatcCTGAGTGAAGTAGATTCTCCTCTGTAATATGGATAGGCTTCATCCAATCCATTGAAGGTCTTAACAGAAAAAGATTGACCTCCCCAGAGcaagaaagaaattctgccagCAGGCTGCCTTCAGACTCAAGCTGCAACTCTTCCCAGCCTGCCAGCCTACTCTGCTTTCCTGGACTTGCCAACCCTCACAATCACAGGAACCTATTCCTGCAAGTCTGTCTCTTTATGTAGATCTGTATTTACCTATGTCTGCATCATGGATGTCTCCTTTCAGTTGTGTTTCCCTCGAGTCCTGAACCACACACCCTCCTTTGACATAAAGTGCAGCCTGTGGTGGAATGGAGTGTGCCTTCATGGAGAGGCAGAGTGGAACACTGACAACTTCTTGTGTGTATCCTTGCACGAGTTACTCCACCCCTTAAAACTTTAaagtcctcatctgtaaaatggggacctACTCACTTTATAGGGATGGTGTGAGGATTCGGTGAGGTGTCCTCTGTCATATACTTGGGGCATCGTAGGTTCTGAATAATCTCCGTCCGTTGTATGATATACAGTGCAAATGTGATGTTGCTTATGTTCTAAGGTCTTGAACAGAAACTAGGAGCAGGTCACCTAGCCAAAGCGCTCTATTGCGACAGCAACTGAACACAAGGTTGCACCTGCTGGGATACATCCACCAAGCAAATTCGGGTGATGGACACCATCGAATGGCCTACAGGTTTATAATGATGATTTTGAATGTGGGGGCACGTCTGAATGATACAGTGTTGTAAGAGACTCACAGGGATGCCGTATCGGGTCCGGTAGAGGGTCCTCATTGCGACGGATGTCCCACACAGACAGCATTCATTCATGTCAGCTGCAACTTGACATGCGAGGCACATGAAACAGAATGTGCCACACAGACCTGGACACATGAAAACAGAGGCACGAGTTATTCTGTTCCTGTCACCTTTGTAAGTTAGTTTGCTTTCACGGATGGCAGTCCCCATCATGGACCTTTGCCACATGTCCTGCTGCCAAGTCCATCCTCGATGCTTTTGCTCGGCATTGCGTCggcttctccctgctccccacccagtCATTTCAGGACTCACCACCCGTTGGCGAGCACACATCTTTTCTGTAGTCCTGCCTTCACTCACCAACTGAATGACTCGCTGAAAACTAGCCATGTTCCAGAGATTGTCCTCAGAACTGATTGCCTCTGTCTGGAGTCTAAGAGGGCAGTCAGATAACAATATGAAGATTTCCCAACGGAAACCTACTCAAGATGTGAAGGGGTCACCCACCGAAATAAGGCCTCAAAAGGCTCTGGGAAGGACATGCTGCTTGATCGGAATTCTGAAAGATGAGTAGAATTTGGCAGGTAGATAAAAGGAGAATAGCCTTTTTGAGATCACTTGGCATGTCTTGGCAATGACTGGTGTTCGTTCAGTATGGCTGGATGGGATGAGGATAAAGCTGGAGGATGAGGCAGGCTGGGGACTGGATGATGACATGTGAGTGCATGGATTTGGTCATGAAAAGTCATGAGGAaccactgaaatattttaagaagagagAATGATTTGGTCAGGGCTGCAATTAAGAAGTCCTGTCATGAAGCAATTAAGCTTTTATTAGAACTTGTAATTCACTTATTTAAGTGACAATACAAGGGGCTGGAGGATTAAACTATTCATCCTTGGTGGGTTTTAATAATGTAGTCAGTCTTAGTATTACtatgatttgcagatgttgaactaATGTCTTGAGATGTGTAAGTCATCACCCCAGGTCATTCAGGAAGACAATGAGAGCAAATGAACAAACCCATCGTTCCATTCTCTAGgtaattttttctctctgtgctttttaatgtacagttgaCCTTTGGACAATGTGAGGGTTTGGGAGCACTGACTCCCTGTGCTGTCAAAAAATCTGTGTGTCACTTTTGATTCCCCCCAAACTTAcgtactaatagcctactattgaccggaagccttaccaatTACATAAACAGTTgactaatacatattttgtatgttatatgtatcatagactgtattcttacaataaagtatgctagagaaaagaaaatgttaagaaaagcacaagaaagagaagatatttttataGTGCTGGACTGTAAAGAAATCTGCATATAAGCAGACCAGCGCAGGTCAAACCtatgttgctcaagggtcaacttgATTCCAAATTTCAATTTCACTGGTAAGTTAAAGgttaatgtgtgttttttttttccttgtctcaCAACACTCCGTAGACTTGAAACAGGCAAATAAACCTCAAAGCAAATTTTTTTTGTAGGCACGTTTGTTCGTTTCTTGATTGGTGTTGAGAACTAAGCTCTTTGGTCCTCTCTGACACCCCCATCCCACTTTCGAACTTACTTTCCTCAACTTTACTTGGAGAGATCTcacaaaaaggaaacaacacaGGGTCAGAGATTCTTTTCCTGATGAGAAGCTGACTGCCTTTAGAATTCTTTATTCCCAGGTGTATAAAAACCTAAACGTATACATTTAAATAGTTCTTTGCTGAGCTCACGCTGAAACCATGGGTGAACACTACGCCTTGTGTACTGGGCACAATGTAACTCTCAAGTAATGAGTTTATATATAACAAGAAcagtcttcttccttttccttttttttaaaaaatcaaattaaactggaaatatctcttttattttaatgtatggTCTATTTATAATCATTAGACCAGACCCACTCATTGTAAGAATCATCAGCTTCGTTACTATCATCTTAACTCCAGAACTTGTTTTTAGAAGTAAGGCTACTGATTGATGTGCTAGAGAAAAAGTAACTATAATCGTCATAAAccttttttcttcactttccaTTCATTGCCTGACATGCCAGGTGTAATAGGCCAGGAACCTTGACTGCACCATGAGGGAGGAATGAGGGAAGGCTT encodes:
- the LOC113263203 gene encoding placenta-specific gene 8 protein → MQAQSPVVIVTQPGCGPMPQTSNWQTGMCDCFSDCGVCLCGTFCFMCLACQVAADMNECCLCGTSVAMRTLYRTRYGIPGSICDDYMVTLCCPQCSLCQIKRDINRRRAMRTF